A region from the Phycisphaeraceae bacterium genome encodes:
- the priA gene encoding primosomal protein N' yields the protein MTQLFDTIAMSGSTSSQRYAQVALEQGIDSSSTGLTYSIPESLSDIAVGDRVIVPLGRRNEQVSGFVVELTHHSDIAHVKSIVGRDTHSISLTPDLVELARWISNYYCCPLGMVFSTMLPAAVKRGTGLITQLWVRRKPDIPAEITSKKAGHSKLQIAVLAVLDTMEKEGRTWGEIKRVADLAGARSVAPVKQLIAKGYLESRQTREIHADWGEEAPRLESARPNHVLTSSQAHAIQKLAASVHQGFSVHLLHGATGSGKTEVYLRVIEHLLQEYGKANSAGRKDSENSQPGAIVLVPEIALTPQTADRFVGRFPDVAVLHSGLSGAQRHEEWRRIREGRARIVVGARSAIFAPLPNLGVIIVDEEHESSFKQDQLPRYHARDVAVKRGQLLNIPVVLGSATPSLESYYNVTVRGSYHLLELPDRVAGLKLPAVEIIDMGQERRKRQGVHLMSLRLEQALQTTIDEGGQAMLMLNRRGYANYLACPDHRCGWMMGCKYCDAMMVYHKDARLPVGGLVRCHHCEAEQLLPPTCPNCGRRVTTFGLGTQRVEEELQRKLPSVRFIRMDSDAMRTGKDYQRSLEAFRNQKVDVLLGTQMIAKGLDFPNVRLVGVISGDTSLHLPDFRASERTFQLIAQVAGRAGRGDAATPGLVIVQTFKPDDAVIGLASRHDYVGFAKREIALRKEVNLPPCSRMARIVVRNTNQVTCHAEVKKLADQLAAANQAQGNHVRIRGPMPCPIARIADHFRQQIELFAPDAATMQRLLTAVRNAKALRSDNKMAVDVDPVSLL from the coding sequence GTGACTCAGTTGTTTGATACCATCGCGATGTCTGGCTCGACATCCAGCCAGCGGTATGCACAAGTCGCGCTGGAGCAGGGTATTGATTCCTCCTCAACAGGACTTACCTACTCGATCCCGGAATCCCTGTCTGATATCGCTGTCGGCGACCGGGTCATCGTTCCGCTGGGACGTAGGAATGAACAGGTCAGCGGATTTGTTGTTGAACTGACCCATCACTCCGATATTGCCCACGTAAAGTCCATCGTTGGACGTGACACTCACAGCATTTCCTTAACACCTGACCTGGTGGAACTGGCGCGGTGGATCAGCAATTACTACTGCTGTCCGCTGGGGATGGTTTTTTCCACCATGCTGCCCGCAGCGGTGAAACGCGGCACGGGCCTGATCACTCAATTATGGGTTCGCAGAAAGCCGGATATTCCAGCGGAAATAACTAGCAAAAAGGCTGGCCATTCCAAACTTCAGATCGCGGTTCTGGCTGTGCTCGACACGATGGAGAAGGAAGGCAGGACGTGGGGTGAAATCAAGCGAGTAGCCGATCTGGCTGGTGCGCGGAGCGTTGCGCCGGTTAAGCAACTCATCGCCAAGGGGTACCTTGAGTCCAGGCAGACACGGGAGATTCATGCGGATTGGGGCGAGGAAGCACCTCGTCTGGAGAGCGCGAGACCGAATCACGTGTTGACGTCGTCCCAGGCTCACGCCATTCAGAAGCTCGCTGCCAGCGTGCATCAGGGCTTTTCTGTTCACCTGCTCCACGGGGCTACGGGTAGCGGCAAGACGGAGGTATATCTCCGTGTGATCGAGCATCTCCTTCAGGAATACGGCAAGGCGAATAGTGCAGGTAGGAAGGACTCTGAAAATTCACAACCGGGAGCGATCGTACTGGTGCCGGAGATTGCGCTGACACCGCAGACCGCAGATCGGTTTGTGGGGCGATTTCCAGATGTGGCGGTACTTCATTCGGGCCTCAGCGGCGCGCAACGTCATGAGGAATGGCGACGAATCCGTGAAGGTCGTGCCCGCATCGTCGTTGGTGCGCGATCAGCTATTTTCGCACCACTGCCGAACCTGGGTGTCATCATCGTTGATGAAGAACATGAAAGCTCATTCAAACAGGACCAGTTGCCCCGGTATCACGCGCGCGACGTGGCGGTCAAACGCGGTCAACTGCTGAACATTCCAGTTGTCCTGGGTTCCGCCACTCCAAGTCTGGAGAGTTATTACAACGTCACCGTTCGTGGAAGCTATCACCTGCTCGAACTGCCCGATCGGGTGGCGGGGTTGAAACTTCCTGCAGTCGAAATCATCGACATGGGGCAGGAGCGGAGAAAGCGGCAGGGTGTCCACCTGATGAGTTTGCGCCTCGAACAGGCCCTTCAGACGACAATCGATGAAGGCGGTCAGGCGATGCTGATGCTGAATCGGCGCGGCTATGCGAATTACCTCGCATGCCCCGACCACCGATGCGGTTGGATGATGGGATGCAAATACTGTGATGCGATGATGGTGTATCACAAGGACGCCCGCCTTCCAGTTGGCGGACTGGTTCGCTGTCACCACTGTGAAGCGGAACAACTCCTGCCGCCAACCTGTCCAAATTGCGGCAGAAGGGTTACAACTTTCGGTCTGGGAACTCAGCGCGTCGAAGAGGAATTACAACGAAAACTCCCCAGTGTGCGATTCATCCGAATGGATTCGGACGCGATGCGCACCGGAAAGGATTATCAACGCAGTCTTGAGGCATTTCGGAATCAGAAAGTGGATGTGCTGCTGGGCACTCAGATGATTGCCAAGGGGCTTGATTTCCCAAACGTCCGACTCGTCGGCGTCATCAGCGGAGACACGTCCCTGCATCTGCCGGACTTCCGTGCAAGCGAACGAACCTTTCAACTGATCGCTCAGGTCGCAGGTCGAGCTGGACGTGGTGATGCCGCCACCCCCGGCCTGGTCATCGTGCAGACATTCAAACCTGATGACGCGGTGATCGGATTGGCGAGTCGTCACGATTACGTTGGGTTTGCGAAACGAGAGATTGCACTCCGAAAAGAAGTCAACCTTCCTCCTTGTTCACGCATGGCGAGGATCGTCGTCCGTAATACCAATCAAGTAACCTGTCACGCTGAGGTAAAGAAACTCGCCGACCAGCTTGCTGCCGCCAATCAAGCCCAGGGAAATCACGTTCGCATTCGTGGTCCGATGCCTTGTCCGATTGCGAGGATAGCCGACCATTTCCGTCAGCAGATTGAGCTGTTTGCTCCTGATGCTGCGACGATGCAGCGGCTTCTTACAGCGGTGCGCAATGCCAAGGCACTGCGATCCGACAATAAAATGGCGGTGGATGTTGATCCCGTTTCGCTGCTGTGA
- a CDS encoding DedA family protein → MDLLFQYLTNPAVAHSMAIALLALLLISGLGLPIPEDIPLLAAGYLCYLGDLPESHGAGVDLWYMLPATFIAVLGADCLIYYMGRKYGHHLPRLKLLRRYLTQDRLQKAQLAFHNHGGKTLFVARFLPGLRAPVFFSAGVFKIPFWKMLTFDGTAAIISVPALVLVAYFGGHQIAKVKHLAGQAQLLVGAVAIALVISFVVWKIRKRKRLASTPGT, encoded by the coding sequence ATGGACCTGCTCTTCCAGTACCTGACGAATCCTGCCGTAGCGCACTCCATGGCAATCGCGCTGCTGGCGTTGCTTCTTATCAGCGGTTTGGGGCTTCCAATCCCGGAAGACATTCCGCTGCTCGCTGCTGGTTATCTCTGCTATCTGGGTGATCTTCCTGAGTCACACGGTGCCGGCGTGGACCTCTGGTACATGCTGCCAGCGACCTTCATTGCGGTGCTTGGTGCGGATTGTCTGATTTACTACATGGGACGAAAATACGGCCACCATTTACCACGTCTTAAACTCCTGCGCCGCTACCTCACACAAGACCGACTCCAGAAAGCACAACTCGCTTTCCACAATCACGGAGGTAAGACGCTTTTTGTCGCACGTTTCCTTCCGGGGCTGCGTGCTCCTGTATTTTTTTCAGCAGGGGTTTTCAAGATTCCATTCTGGAAAATGCTCACCTTCGACGGCACTGCTGCCATCATCAGCGTGCCGGCTCTGGTATTGGTCGCCTATTTCGGCGGTCACCAGATAGCAAAGGTAAAACACCTCGCGGGTCAGGCACAATTACTCGTGGGAGCGGTGGCCATTGCGCTGGTCATTTCGTTTGTCGTCTGGAAGATCCGCAAGCGTAAACGCCTCGCCTCCACCCCCGGTACCTGA
- a CDS encoding YggS family pyridoxal phosphate-dependent enzyme yields the protein MAPIRISGPAQLKDAYRKVMDNIARAAERSGRRPSDVALVAVTKTASPDQIRTLVEMGHVDLGENRVQHLQQRVATLDEFLARRRTLGTPSARGEKSDAVPAKVRWHMIGHLQRNKVKQVVPLVHLIHSVDSLRLAEELHNLGARGERTIEILIQVNISGEASKSGVAAPAVIHLAEQIDTMMHLKLRGLMTMAPHLDNPEEARPIFARTAELFHEIRSAKVGGPEFNILSMGMTGDYEVAIQEGANIVRVGRAIFGDEEQPEIPG from the coding sequence ATGGCACCAATCAGGATCTCCGGACCCGCTCAGCTCAAGGATGCCTATCGCAAGGTGATGGACAACATCGCCCGCGCGGCAGAACGCTCCGGGCGGCGACCCAGCGATGTCGCTCTCGTGGCGGTGACTAAGACAGCCAGCCCCGATCAAATTCGCACACTTGTCGAGATGGGGCACGTGGACCTGGGTGAGAATCGAGTGCAGCATCTTCAACAGCGTGTTGCTACGCTTGATGAGTTTCTCGCACGCCGGCGCACACTTGGGACACCCTCAGCCCGTGGCGAGAAATCGGATGCAGTACCCGCCAAAGTTCGCTGGCACATGATCGGCCACCTGCAGCGCAACAAGGTCAAGCAGGTCGTCCCCTTGGTGCATCTGATTCATAGCGTTGACAGTCTGCGTCTGGCTGAGGAATTACATAATCTCGGCGCCCGCGGTGAACGAACCATCGAGATTCTCATTCAGGTCAACATCAGCGGCGAAGCGAGCAAATCGGGCGTCGCGGCCCCGGCTGTGATTCATCTGGCGGAGCAGATCGACACGATGATGCACCTCAAACTCCGCGGCCTGATGACGATGGCTCCTCATTTGGACAATCCTGAGGAAGCTCGGCCGATCTTCGCCCGAACTGCTGAGCTCTTTCACGAGATTCGCTCCGCGAAGGTGGGTGGGCCGGAGTTCAACATCCTGTCGATGGGTATGACGGGCGATTATGAAGTCGCCATTCAGGAAGGGGCCAATATCGTCCGGGTTGGGCGGGCGATTTTCGGTGATGAGGAGCAGCCTGAGATTCCCGGATGA
- a CDS encoding CCA tRNA nucleotidyltransferase, producing the protein MTSPACDAATSVVRVLRDAGHTAYFAGGCVRDRLLGLDPKDYDVASDARPQQVRELFRKSRYVGEAFGVVLVHLRGHDIEVATFRGEGAYEDGRRPNEVFFTDARHDAQRRDFTINGLFEDPFAEDPAQAIIDYVGGQADLRNKILRAIGDADARFSEDYLRMLRAIRFTARLGLTIDPDSENAIRRSADKLALISRERIGQECRWMLAPGTPERPTMPARAIGLIEALSLDAAVLTEPHLPATKLTTVAELQDSPYPVVLAAWKIDRHVTATHPTTSVTLADFCQTRANSIIQRWRNALCLSNDDRDALIAIFRYLPTALQWETSTIAQKKRLLAHPAWSPIHTLIKAAATKFDLHSLLSRINDEIPALKQSGIAPPPWITGDELVALGFRPGPSFKTLLDRVYDRQLEGELTSREAALEWVKRHA; encoded by the coding sequence ATGACTTCTCCTGCCTGCGATGCTGCCACATCAGTCGTCCGCGTACTCCGCGATGCGGGGCACACGGCCTACTTCGCTGGCGGATGCGTGCGTGATCGTCTGCTCGGACTCGATCCGAAAGACTATGACGTTGCGTCCGATGCCCGTCCGCAGCAAGTCAGGGAATTGTTCCGCAAGTCGCGTTATGTGGGTGAGGCTTTCGGTGTGGTTCTCGTACACTTGCGCGGTCACGATATAGAAGTAGCTACGTTTCGCGGAGAAGGCGCATACGAAGACGGACGACGACCAAACGAAGTCTTTTTCACTGATGCTCGACACGATGCTCAGCGGAGAGATTTCACAATCAACGGCCTGTTTGAAGATCCATTCGCAGAAGATCCTGCACAAGCGATTATTGATTACGTCGGCGGTCAGGCAGACCTGCGCAATAAGATCCTCCGCGCCATTGGAGATGCTGATGCGCGATTCTCCGAGGACTACCTGCGCATGCTCCGTGCGATCCGGTTCACAGCAAGGCTGGGATTGACCATAGACCCTGATTCCGAAAATGCCATTCGTCGCTCCGCTGACAAACTTGCACTGATCAGCCGAGAGCGTATCGGTCAGGAATGTCGCTGGATGCTCGCACCCGGAACGCCTGAGCGACCAACGATGCCCGCACGAGCTATTGGTTTGATAGAAGCTCTGTCGCTGGACGCCGCCGTTCTAACCGAACCGCACTTACCCGCTACAAAATTGACTACCGTCGCGGAGTTGCAAGATTCGCCGTACCCCGTTGTCCTGGCGGCGTGGAAGATTGATCGCCATGTAACAGCAACTCACCCAACGACATCAGTCACCCTGGCTGATTTCTGTCAGACGAGAGCAAATAGCATTATCCAGCGATGGCGTAACGCTTTGTGTCTGAGCAACGATGATCGAGATGCGTTGATAGCGATATTTCGGTACTTACCAACAGCACTTCAATGGGAAACGTCAACCATTGCCCAGAAAAAGAGACTTCTGGCTCATCCAGCTTGGTCGCCTATTCACACCCTGATAAAAGCAGCAGCGACAAAATTCGACCTACACAGCTTATTGAGCCGTATCAATGATGAGATACCTGCTTTGAAGCAGTCCGGTATTGCCCCGCCGCCATGGATTACCGGAGACGAACTGGTAGCCTTGGGATTTCGACCGGGACCATCGTTTAAGACATTGTTGGATCGCGTGTACGATCGACAATTGGAAGGAGAGCTGACCTCTCGTGAGGCAGCTTTGGAGTGGGTTAAGCGACACGCTTGA